One part of the Tolypothrix sp. NIES-4075 genome encodes these proteins:
- a CDS encoding GAF domain-containing sensor histidine kinase produces MSYTDKSNNLQQNFDQENLLHRMTNRIRRSLDLQEVLATAVEEVRLFLGTDRVKVYQFDADGNGEVVAESIHEQRLPSLLGLHFPASDIPAEARELFLKQRQRSIVDVARGKIGLSPLQSLISGKSPESENIYYRRVDPCHIQYLTAMGVQSSLVLPIIHEDLTQLAKPQLWGLLVSHHSTPRTILKRELKVLQQVADQVAIAIAQSNLLTHARAKQQREAMVNRVTTLLHTLPTIQVQAALEAVITTFEGAGGRLYIEQSEELYTWGDQPQLFNELENSLLEQHPVWQNWLSKSKNGEILAITDIYKVSGLRVLSAAFRSTQIRGLLVIPLRYRQNFIGVLSIFRNEIDTEILWAGHRYQNQQQLLPQISFDVFREQKRGQAPEWKDEEIELAQALAHQFSMAIQQQQTYQQVQSLNINLKRRVQEQTAELQKSLQLAKALKQITDQIRATLDFKTILQTIVREVRKLLVTDRVLIYQLLGNNNGTIIVEDVNDIWQSVLNVQMPSECFPDEYAHLYLRGRVRAINNVSTASLSACHQDFLQCMQVQANLIVPIKMGTQLWGLLVAHQCNAPRNWQDAEIELLQQLADQAAIAIGQAQLYEQSRRAEAKARAKAVELEQTLDELKHTQTQLIQTEKMSSLGQLVAGVAHEINNPVNFIFGNLAHATEYTTDLLELISLYQLHYPQINKQIDSKAEEMDLEFLAEDLPKIMSSMQVGAERIRSIVLSLRNFSRLDHSEMKPVNLHEGIDSTLLILQHRLKGNGDFSGIEVIKNYQELPLVECYAGQMNQVFMNIISNAIDALLDKNRESREMQVEEISTLKFGKIEHKNNSPIPSNTIRISTQLLPEKNHVVICIADNGSGMSEDVKKRIFDPFFTTKPVGKGTGLGLAISYQIIVEKHGGVMKCISEPGKGTEFWIEIPLQQT; encoded by the coding sequence ATGTCATATACGGATAAATCGAATAATTTACAGCAAAATTTTGACCAAGAAAATTTACTGCACCGGATGACAAACCGGATAAGGCGATCGCTCGATTTGCAAGAGGTACTAGCAACTGCGGTTGAAGAAGTTCGTTTATTTTTAGGAACAGACCGAGTAAAGGTGTATCAATTTGATGCTGATGGCAACGGTGAAGTTGTTGCCGAATCGATACACGAGCAACGCTTGCCGTCGCTATTGGGTTTACACTTTCCCGCAAGTGATATTCCAGCAGAAGCGAGGGAGTTGTTTCTTAAACAGCGACAACGTTCGATTGTCGATGTGGCGAGGGGGAAAATTGGGCTATCGCCGCTACAATCATTGATAAGTGGGAAATCCCCAGAAAGCGAGAATATCTACTATCGACGGGTAGATCCTTGCCATATTCAATACTTAACGGCAATGGGCGTGCAGTCTTCGCTGGTACTACCAATCATACATGAAGACTTAACACAATTAGCAAAGCCGCAACTGTGGGGCTTGTTGGTATCACACCACAGTACACCGCGAACAATTTTAAAGCGGGAGTTGAAAGTTTTACAACAAGTAGCCGATCAGGTTGCGATCGCGATCGCTCAAAGTAACTTACTCACCCACGCTCGTGCCAAACAACAGCGAGAAGCGATGGTGAATCGAGTTACCACCTTGTTGCATACACTACCTACCATCCAAGTACAGGCAGCGTTAGAAGCCGTCATTACTACCTTTGAGGGGGCAGGTGGCAGACTTTACATTGAGCAGAGTGAAGAATTATACACTTGGGGCGACCAGCCACAACTGTTTAACGAATTAGAAAATAGCTTGCTCGAACAGCATCCCGTCTGGCAAAATTGGCTAAGTAAATCCAAAAACGGCGAAATATTGGCAATTACCGACATTTACAAAGTATCGGGTTTGCGAGTTTTATCTGCTGCCTTTCGCTCTACTCAGATTCGCGGACTTTTAGTAATTCCCCTGCGTTATCGGCAAAATTTTATCGGTGTCTTAAGTATTTTCCGCAATGAAATTGATACAGAAATTCTCTGGGCAGGACACCGTTACCAAAACCAGCAACAATTGCTACCTCAGATTTCCTTTGATGTTTTCAGAGAGCAAAAAAGAGGGCAAGCACCTGAGTGGAAAGATGAAGAAATCGAATTAGCGCAAGCTTTAGCTCATCAGTTTTCAATGGCAATTCAGCAACAGCAGACCTACCAACAAGTGCAGTCGCTGAATATTAACTTGAAACGCCGAGTGCAAGAACAAACTGCTGAATTGCAAAAATCATTGCAACTTGCCAAAGCACTTAAGCAGATTACAGACCAAATCCGTGCCACACTCGACTTCAAGACAATTCTGCAAACCATCGTTCGGGAAGTCCGCAAGCTGCTAGTTACAGACCGGGTGCTGATTTATCAGCTTTTAGGTAATAATAACGGTACGATAATTGTGGAAGATGTCAACGATATTTGGCAGTCTGTTTTGAATGTGCAAATGCCATCAGAATGCTTTCCTGATGAGTATGCCCATCTTTACTTGCGGGGAAGGGTAAGAGCAATTAACAATGTCTCAACAGCTTCCTTGAGTGCTTGCCATCAAGACTTTTTGCAGTGTATGCAAGTGCAAGCAAACTTAATTGTACCAATTAAGATGGGTACGCAACTTTGGGGTTTACTCGTTGCCCATCAATGTAATGCTCCGAGAAATTGGCAGGATGCAGAAATAGAACTATTGCAACAACTAGCAGATCAAGCAGCGATCGCCATTGGGCAAGCACAACTTTATGAACAAAGCCGTCGCGCCGAAGCTAAAGCCAGAGCTAAAGCTGTAGAGTTAGAGCAGACATTGGATGAACTGAAACATACCCAGACACAACTAATTCAAACCGAAAAAATGTCTAGTTTAGGGCAATTAGTAGCGGGTGTAGCACACGAAATTAACAACCCTGTTAACTTTATCTTTGGCAATCTTGCTCATGCCACCGAATATACTACAGACTTGCTAGAACTGATAAGTTTGTATCAGTTGCACTATCCTCAAATTAACAAACAAATTGATTCTAAAGCCGAAGAGATGGATTTAGAATTTCTTGCAGAAGATCTACCGAAAATTATGTCATCAATGCAAGTAGGCGCAGAACGCATCCGCTCAATAGTGCTGTCTTTACGCAATTTTTCGCGTCTAGACCATTCGGAAATGAAGCCCGTTAATTTGCATGAAGGCATAGATAGTACTTTATTAATTTTGCAACATCGGCTAAAAGGAAATGGTGACTTTTCTGGTATTGAGGTAATCAAAAATTATCAGGAATTGCCACTAGTAGAATGCTATGCCGGACAGATGAATCAAGTCTTCATGAATATTATCAGCAATGCCATTGATGCTTTATTAGACAAGAATAGAGAATCAAGAGAAATGCAAGTAGAGGAAATCTCCACTCTGAAGTTCGGGAAAATAGAACATAAAAATAATTCACCAATTCCAAGTAACACGATTCGGATTTCTACTCAACTTTTGCCAGAGAAAAATCATGTAGTAATTTGCATTGCCGACAATGGTTCAGGAATGAGTGAAGATGTAAAAAAGCGGATTTTTGACCCATTTTTCACAACCAAACCTGTAGGTAAGGGTACGGGATTAGGACTAGCAATTAGTTACCAGATTATTGTTGAAAAGCATGGTGGTGTGATGAAGTGTATTTCAGAACCAGGCAAAGGCACAGAATTCTGGATTGAAATTCCCCTTCAACAAACTTGA
- a CDS encoding NADAR family protein, protein MTIYFYKVWEPYGCFSNFSPHGIEIRGTYWSTVEHYYQAQKFVGSVDAAIIPSIYAAETPEEAAALGRCSTRQLRSDWDAVKTQVMKEAVLKKFLTHAEIRDTLLATGDNLLVENSPNDYFWGCGADKTGENCLGKILMSVREEIRNLLCPYQ, encoded by the coding sequence ATGACTATTTACTTTTACAAGGTTTGGGAGCCTTACGGCTGCTTTTCTAACTTTTCTCCCCACGGAATCGAAATCCGGGGTACTTACTGGTCAACGGTGGAGCATTATTATCAAGCGCAAAAGTTTGTCGGCAGCGTGGATGCAGCGATTATACCTTCAATTTATGCCGCCGAAACGCCAGAAGAAGCTGCTGCCTTGGGACGGTGTAGCACGCGTCAACTTCGTTCTGATTGGGATGCAGTCAAAACTCAAGTTATGAAAGAAGCTGTACTCAAAAAGTTTCTCACTCATGCTGAGATTAGAGATACTCTGCTGGCTACAGGCGATAATTTACTTGTAGAAAACTCCCCTAACGATTATTTTTGGGGCTGTGGTGCAGATAAAACTGGTGAAAATTGTCTTGGTAAAATCCTCATGAGTGTGCGTGAAGAAATCCGCAATTTATTGTGTCCTTATCAGTAA
- a CDS encoding DUF2243 domain-containing protein — translation MVAHSETSNRQSPVITAGIVLGIGLGGFFDGIVLHQILQWHHMLSNVRPLTTTSNIDLNMVWDGLFHALDWVMTAIGIVLLWRAGGRDDVRWSSKTFFASLLIGFGLFNLVEGLIDHQILGIHHVKPGPNQLAWDLGFLALGALLVAIGWIMIQQNKQE, via the coding sequence ATTGTGGCTCATAGTGAGACAAGCAACCGACAATCACCTGTCATTACAGCCGGGATTGTCCTTGGTATTGGTCTGGGAGGATTTTTTGATGGCATCGTCCTACATCAGATTCTTCAGTGGCATCACATGCTCAGTAATGTTCGACCGCTGACAACAACCTCCAATATAGATTTAAACATGGTCTGGGATGGATTGTTTCATGCATTAGACTGGGTGATGACTGCCATTGGAATAGTATTGCTATGGCGTGCCGGAGGACGCGATGATGTTCGTTGGTCATCAAAAACCTTCTTCGCATCTTTACTCATCGGTTTTGGGTTGTTCAACCTGGTTGAAGGATTAATCGATCATCAAATTCTCGGTATTCATCATGTAAAACCAGGTCCAAATCAGTTAGCCTGGGATTTGGGATTTCTTGCCCTTGGTGCGCTTCTTGTTGCCATCGGCTGGATAATGATACAACAAAACAAGCAAGAGTAA
- a CDS encoding DUF4129 domain-containing protein, which yields MSTSFEKTSWSWQLSVLRQQVGEWVEYQLSRLKLDFPQLPYGWSIDNSWLGKLLNFVFWLLLGLFLIWLGWRLWQVFSPYLYAKLRARNTANSLLKIRDSDLSVSGWLARSQGFYHQNNYREAIRCLYLAMLQHLHDTTIVPHKFSRTDGEYLQLLQSKVTPMQPYETLITTHEQLCFDDTEISLENYQQCQEAYREIGNG from the coding sequence ATGTCTACATCCTTTGAAAAAACAAGTTGGAGTTGGCAGTTATCTGTGTTGCGGCAACAGGTGGGAGAATGGGTGGAGTACCAATTGTCTCGCTTGAAGCTGGATTTTCCACAATTGCCCTACGGATGGTCGATTGATAATTCTTGGCTGGGTAAGTTGCTGAACTTTGTTTTTTGGCTTTTACTAGGTTTGTTTTTAATTTGGTTAGGTTGGCGATTGTGGCAAGTATTTAGTCCTTATTTGTATGCAAAGCTTAGAGCCAGAAATACTGCTAATTCTCTCTTAAAAATCCGCGATAGTGATTTGTCAGTCTCTGGGTGGTTGGCGCGATCGCAAGGATTCTATCATCAAAATAATTACCGTGAAGCTATTCGTTGTCTTTATTTGGCGATGTTGCAACACTTGCATGATACTACCATCGTGCCTCACAAATTCAGCCGCACTGATGGAGAATATCTGCAATTGCTACAATCTAAAGTTACTCCGATGCAACCTTATGAAACTTTGATTACCACCCACGAGCAATTATGCTTTGATGATACTGAAATATCCTTAGAAAATTATCAGCAGTGTCAGGAAGCATATCGGGAAATTGGGAATGGGTAA
- a CDS encoding DUF4350 domain-containing protein, which translates to MKRSNRVVWFGAIAASVIILISLIAAPSNSKVNIGSTYNRAPDGYGAWYAFMQQRQASIQRWQKPFKELNTQTRPVTLLQVNSYLETPIISEQERKWLEKGNNLVILGVRSDVTAAKFSTMQKSPFGNVKIDTGRRQQLEQGEEVDLGDRFGAVVWKRKYGKGKAIFATTPYLAANAYQDKLSNFQYLAELVSNKGNILFVDEYIHGYKDPSVRKSEGEGNLFSYLAKTPLLPMLVQAIAFFGVLIWAQNRRFGKRETDDIPEINNSQAYIQALAGILLKADKNDFVVEMVGKQEQLQLQKALGLGQVLMEHQALIDAWVEKTGATPAELQAVLKLQSRQQPMSERDLISWLGKWQSVRRYYSRLHLDAIQNLTPSVPDTPLLGKERGRG; encoded by the coding sequence ATGAAACGCTCAAATCGCGTTGTTTGGTTTGGAGCGATCGCCGCTTCGGTTATAATTTTAATTAGTTTAATCGCTGCTCCCAGCAATAGTAAAGTTAATATTGGTTCTACTTATAACCGCGCTCCTGATGGCTATGGCGCGTGGTATGCTTTTATGCAACAGCGACAAGCTTCTATCCAACGCTGGCAAAAGCCTTTTAAGGAATTAAATACACAAACACGTCCTGTCACTCTTTTACAGGTAAACAGCTACCTAGAAACACCAATTATTTCCGAGCAAGAGCGAAAATGGTTAGAAAAAGGCAATAATTTGGTAATTTTAGGTGTGCGTTCAGATGTTACAGCAGCCAAATTTAGCACGATGCAAAAATCACCGTTTGGCAATGTAAAAATTGATACTGGACGACGGCAGCAATTGGAACAAGGGGAAGAAGTTGATTTAGGCGATCGCTTTGGTGCGGTTGTCTGGAAACGAAAGTACGGTAAAGGAAAAGCGATTTTTGCGACTACTCCTTATTTAGCCGCTAATGCTTATCAAGATAAATTAAGTAATTTCCAGTATTTAGCTGAATTAGTAAGCAATAAAGGTAACATACTATTTGTAGATGAATATATCCACGGCTACAAAGATCCGAGTGTCAGAAAGAGTGAAGGTGAAGGAAACTTATTTAGTTATTTGGCAAAAACTCCGTTATTACCCATGTTAGTGCAAGCGATCGCCTTCTTTGGGGTGTTAATTTGGGCACAAAATCGCCGCTTTGGTAAACGAGAAACTGACGATATACCAGAAATTAACAATAGCCAAGCATACATCCAAGCTTTAGCAGGAATCTTGCTCAAAGCTGATAAAAACGACTTTGTTGTTGAGATGGTAGGCAAACAAGAACAACTGCAACTGCAAAAAGCCTTAGGATTGGGGCAAGTCCTGATGGAACATCAAGCTTTGATAGATGCTTGGGTAGAGAAAACAGGTGCGACTCCGGCAGAACTACAAGCAGTATTAAAACTACAATCTCGACAACAACCTATGAGTGAGCGAGACTTGATAAGCTGGTTGGGGAAATGGCAATCTGTACGCCGTTATTATAGCAGGTTGCACTTGGATGCAATACAGAACCTCACCCCATCCGTTCCGGACACCCCTCTCCTTGGCAAGGAGAGGGGAAGGGGGTGA